A segment of the Coffea arabica cultivar ET-39 chromosome 8c, Coffea Arabica ET-39 HiFi, whole genome shotgun sequence genome:
AGTTGACTTCCagtgatattatgtataatgatattttttgtccttatttttataagggataatttcagaaacctcccttgaggtttcatgaaatatcacctaactcccctaatttttcaaaatctcacttaGCATCCTTGAAGTGATAGCAGGGCCATATATTAATATCAAAGGTGATGAATTATTAATAATACcctcatatttaaattttctaaacttttttttctttctctaaattttctacttttctttaacaatatctatacaaacatacatacatacatacatacatacatatatatatatatatatgtatgtataattGAATTGCAAATGTGAATGAAATATTCAGTGCATTTGGAGAAGAATAGCTGCaggttctttttatttttttccttttttggtatttcacaactttatttatttcctatTCATGTAGAGCGCAAGAgaaaaaaagtaattgaaactccgaatagtttttcaaattctgactttttctataataaaattttcatatttcacACCCATAAAAAAAAGTCtgtctattttgaataaattttttgtatgatattgaagttgaatttcatctattactaaattttttttgctCAAATGTATGATTTTACATGCTAATTACCTTCAACACTATGAAGGGTTCTATTTGtagaaataatttaaaaaatagtaTTTACTTTTACTATCTCTTCCTACTGTAGAAGTGACTATTGGTTGTAACATAAAATCTTACCAATTTTCATTTCCTCACTTTTAAGATGGTTCcaatttagtacttttttttcttgatttataaaatgttcatttttttttatagtctAAGGGTATTAAAGGCACTAAAATAATCTATCTCCTCaaacatgaattttttaatatcttttgGTTAGAAGGGCTTTTAATGTTGCCAAAATGTCAATTCAAGGGGTGCtaagtgagattttgaaaacctcaagagagctaggtgatatttcataaaacctcaggggaggtttatgaaattatccctttttataAAATGATATTTTCATCTCTTATTTTTAAAAGCATAAATTTACGTCCCTTAAAAATttatattgatcaaatttgaccTTTACATAAATTTCGGActagtttttggatgaaattcaCCACGTGCCTTGTACGTGATTATTTTTAAGaaacaaaattgtcaaatcaaatttcacATAATTTAATCCATAGTctcttatattttataaaataaatttttttcatccctcatattttataaaatgaattttttcatctctcattgatcatgtgtatgagtagttttttttttaaaatccatACATATATCTGTTTGATTTTACCTAAACAATAtgaataatatgtaatatatttttatttgatttcatctacAACTACAATTAACTTATTTAGGTGcgatcaaatagacatatatatggattttcaaaaataagaaaaaactaTTTGTGCACTTGATCAATGatagatgaaaatttttattttgtgaaatgtaagggacaaaaaaaatttattttatgaaatgtgaaggatgaaaaaattaattttgtgaaatgtgtgGGACTATGGATCAGTTTTATGTGAAATGTGATTTaacaattttgtccttaaaaaatgatcacgtgcaaagcacatgatggattccgatAAAAAACTAGCTAAAAATTAAGATAGGCACCAAATTTGATTAATGGAAATTTTTAAATgacgtaaaattatacttttaaagttaagaaacgaaaaaagtcattttacaaaatgtgagggatgttttgtataattttttcaaaaaagaaaagaaaaggatattatGTAATAGCTGAATCACGTGTAGTTAATTTTCtacaatgttaatgttaatatATCATATCCGCATATCTTTGAAATCTGGTTATGACCTcactatatatattttttagaatGCAACTGGAATAAATGAATTTTTGAGTCAATGCGACTTCGTGGATTAAAATCTTAGAGGGACAACTTAACCACAGCAAAGATCATTGCTGAACAATGGAACTTCCCTCCAACTTgattgctttctttcttttcctagccTTTGTTTTAGCTTTATTCAAGGAATGGAGGAGATCCCAGGCAGCCAAGAAACTACCACCATCTCCTTCGAAGCTACCTATTATCGGAAATATGCATCATTTGATCGGTTCCCAACCCCATCAGGCTTTGACAAAATTAGCTCAGAAACATGGAGCTCTAATGCACCTTCAACTAGGTGAAATCTCATCAATCATTGTATCATCGTCGCATTTGGCTAAAGAAATTATGAAGACTCATGATCTTTCCTTCGCAAACCGGTCAGAGATTCTACTCAGCAAAATCATAATGTATAACAGCTCAGACATTGGCTTCTGCCCTTATGGTGACTACCTGAGGCAGGTGCGAAAGATATGTGCTCTGGAGCTCCTTAGTGCTAAAAAGGTCCAATCATTTGGCTCTATTCGGCAAGATGAGGCTTTGCATCTTGTTAAGTCTATTAGAAATCTAGCTGATGCTGGAGAAGTAATTCATTTTACAGACAAAGTACACTCATACACATGTTCTACGGTTTGTAGAGCAGCGTTTGGCAAAGTAAGCAAAGACGTTCACAGCAAATTCTTACAGCTAATGTGCGAAATAGTACCCCTTTCAAGTACCTTTGATATTTCTGATCTTTTGCCTTCGTTCAAGATGCTGCATCCCCTCCTCTCTGTCAAGAGGCAGTTGGTGAAGATCCATCTTAAGATGGATAGACTCTTGGTCAATATAATCGATCAGCACACCAACAACCTGCAGAGAAATATGTCCACTGGTGAATATGGCAATGAAGATCTAATTGATGTTTTACTGCGAGTTAAACATAGCGGTGATCTTCAAATTCCAATTACTAATGATAACATCAAAGCTATTGTGATAGTAAGCACCAGGTCCTGAATTTTATGCAGTTCTAACTCTTAATTATGATTCCAATCtctaatttttgcattttgtatTCATTGATGCAGGATGTGTTTTCTGCTGGAACTGAAACTTCTTCCACAACGGTAGATTGGGCTATGTCCGAGATGATTAGAAATCCAAGTGTGATGGCCAAAGCACAATCTGAAATAAGGACAGCCTTCAAGGGAAAGCAAATGTTTGAAGAAGATGATGTTCAAGAATTGAAGTACCTAAAGTTAGTGATCAGAGAAACACTAAGGTTACACCCTCCTCTCCCTTTGCTAGTTCCTAGAGAATGCAgggaggaatgtgagattgatgGATATGTCATCCCTGTGCAAACAAGAGTCTTGGTTAATGCTTGGGCAATGGGAAGAGACCCGCAGTATTGGGATGATCCAGAGAGTTTTAAACCAGAGAGATTCGAAAATAATCCAGTTGATTTTGCAGGAACTCATTTCGAATATTTACCATTTGGTGCAGGAAGAAGGATGTGCCCTGGAATTCAATTTGGTTTAGCTAATGTTTATGTTCCTTTAGCTTTTCTGCTTTACCACTTCAACTGGAAACTCCCAAACGGCCTAGATCCCAATGACTTGGACATGTCAGAGTCAACTGCAATAACTGCATCAAGAAAAGATAAACTTCGCTTGCTGGCTACGCCTTATGATCCATCCGAAGGAAAGTCCTGCTAAAATCTGTAAATTGATTAAGTGTTAGGGCTGTTGCCTGCCCTCTCATCTTCCCATGGGACCTTCGTTTCTTGATTTTTACGTAATTACTGTTGTTGCATATGGTATCTGTTTAATTCTCCAACAAATGGTTTTCCTGCAATGGGACACAATGGACATGATCAATTGTGAAAGTTTCTCATCCTACTTTTGTGCTAAGAGAAGCTCCATAACATACATCTGATGTCTTTTTTTCCATTATTATCTGAACTTAACCGTAATGTAAAAGTCTGCATCTGTGAATCTCCATCTGGACAGGAGTAGTAGATGCCAAGTAATAGAGCAAAGAAACAGGTCAGGACAATATGCAGGCTACTTTTGAACATATTTCTTTTGAACAGGTCAGGACCTTatatttttttggccaaattttgGCCATCAAACTTTTAGAACGGTTGCTTCCTGCAACCGTTCTTGCCCCAAATCCCTTATTCACATAATCATACTAACGTGGTATGATTATAACTCTATCATGGATAAAGCTCTCGAAATAATAATCATGTGGGGCGATCGGGTTATTGATATAAGATGGATCCAAAAAAGGGAAGGTTCT
Coding sequences within it:
- the LOC113705415 gene encoding premnaspirodiene oxygenase-like, with the translated sequence MELPSNLIAFFLFLAFVLALFKEWRRSQAAKKLPPSPSKLPIIGNMHHLIGSQPHQALTKLAQKHGALMHLQLGEISSIIVSSSHLAKEIMKTHDLSFANRSEILLSKIIMYNSSDIGFCPYGDYLRQVRKICALELLSAKKVQSFGSIRQDEALHLVKSIRNLADAGEVIHFTDKVHSYTCSTVCRAAFGKVSKDVHSKFLQLMCEIVPLSSTFDISDLLPSFKMLHPLLSVKRQLVKIHLKMDRLLVNIIDQHTNNLQRNMSTGEYGNEDLIDVLLRVKHSGDLQIPITNDNIKAIVIDVFSAGTETSSTTVDWAMSEMIRNPSVMAKAQSEIRTAFKGKQMFEEDDVQELKYLKLVIRETLRLHPPLPLLVPRECREECEIDGYVIPVQTRVLVNAWAMGRDPQYWDDPESFKPERFENNPVDFAGTHFEYLPFGAGRRMCPGIQFGLANVYVPLAFLLYHFNWKLPNGLDPNDLDMSESTAITASRKDKLRLLATPYDPSEGKSC